In the Ochrobactrum sp. Marseille-Q0166 genome, one interval contains:
- a CDS encoding ABC transporter substrate-binding protein: protein MLNRRYFLTLGTALLAAVALPKIAFAEDVKPVEGGKLVWGVETQPATLNPQLNGQDKTKLLLRNAYESLLARTANGGYVPWLAKDHKISDDGKTYTFTLRDDVKFTDGEKLNAQAIIANITALKDPAYSGSTSTGPVSRIADVKALDDNTVSFTLKSVYAPFLDYIAGLEILSPAAFKSDEIKSGGPQIAGTGPFILKRYAKGQELNFVKNPDYNWAPANAGHQGPAYLDEVTYRFLGESSVRTGALTSGQVDVIEGVSGNDAALFKDNPDFTYQTALNTGTPYSLFLNVEWGPTQELNVRKALVAALDVDAILKSVYRGERTRAWGITSPIDPQFYDKSIEGKYGADPELANKLLDEAGWTERNAEGFRTKDGKPLTIEVVQAQATVRDQRDVLLQALQAQARQSAGIDLKIVYVDAGTYTDRRKTGEFGSIANSNTPTDAIDIELHYLPLDKGGYINYSRASAPELAQWLNEAASTLDQAKRFELYSKLQNFAILDQAYALPLYEPEDQVAAASYVKGISFRPFKQLPERAYDIWRSE, encoded by the coding sequence ATGCTTAATCGCCGATATTTTCTAACACTTGGAACCGCACTTCTTGCAGCGGTCGCGCTGCCAAAAATCGCTTTTGCGGAAGATGTGAAACCCGTTGAAGGTGGCAAGCTGGTCTGGGGTGTTGAAACTCAGCCCGCAACGCTTAATCCTCAACTTAATGGTCAGGACAAGACCAAGCTTCTGCTGCGCAATGCTTATGAATCGCTTCTCGCACGCACGGCTAACGGCGGTTATGTGCCGTGGCTTGCGAAAGACCATAAGATTTCAGACGACGGCAAAACCTACACATTCACGCTGCGCGATGATGTGAAGTTCACGGACGGCGAGAAGCTAAACGCGCAAGCCATCATTGCCAACATTACGGCGCTCAAAGATCCGGCCTATTCCGGTAGCACGAGCACCGGGCCAGTGTCGCGCATTGCGGATGTGAAGGCGCTTGATGACAACACAGTCAGCTTCACACTCAAAAGCGTTTACGCGCCGTTTCTCGATTATATCGCCGGCCTCGAAATTCTCTCGCCCGCTGCATTCAAATCAGACGAAATCAAATCCGGCGGCCCTCAGATCGCAGGCACTGGCCCTTTCATTCTGAAACGTTATGCCAAGGGGCAGGAACTCAATTTCGTTAAGAACCCGGATTACAACTGGGCACCGGCAAATGCCGGCCATCAGGGTCCGGCCTATCTTGATGAAGTGACATATCGCTTCTTAGGCGAGTCCTCAGTGAGAACAGGTGCGCTGACTTCGGGTCAGGTTGATGTCATTGAAGGTGTGTCCGGCAATGATGCAGCCTTGTTCAAGGATAATCCTGATTTCACTTATCAGACAGCCTTGAATACCGGCACACCTTATTCGCTTTTCCTCAATGTCGAGTGGGGGCCGACGCAGGAGCTGAATGTTCGCAAGGCGCTGGTTGCTGCGCTTGATGTCGATGCGATTCTCAAGTCCGTCTATCGGGGGGAACGCACTCGCGCATGGGGCATCACTTCGCCGATTGATCCACAATTCTACGACAAAAGCATCGAAGGAAAATACGGTGCTGATCCAGAGCTTGCCAACAAGCTTCTTGACGAAGCGGGCTGGACCGAACGCAATGCGGAAGGCTTCCGCACCAAGGACGGCAAGCCGCTGACCATTGAAGTTGTTCAGGCACAGGCAACGGTGCGTGATCAGCGTGACGTTCTGTTGCAGGCTTTGCAGGCACAGGCGCGCCAGAGTGCGGGCATTGATCTCAAGATCGTTTATGTGGATGCCGGAACTTATACGGATCGCCGCAAGACGGGCGAATTTGGCTCAATTGCCAATTCCAACACACCAACCGATGCCATCGATATCGAGTTGCATTACCTGCCACTCGATAAGGGCGGATACATCAATTACAGCCGTGCTTCGGCACCTGAATTGGCACAATGGCTGAATGAAGCCGCCTCGACGCTCGACCAGGCGAAGCGGTTTGAGCTTTACAGCAAGCTGCAAAACTTCGCCATTCTGGATCAGGCCTATGCCCTGCCGCTCTATGAGCCTGAAGACCAGGTTGCTGCTGCGAGCTATGTCAAAGGCATCAGCTTCCGTCCGTTCAAGCAACTTCCTGAAAGGGCTTACGACATCTGGCGCAGCGAATAA
- a CDS encoding ABC transporter substrate-binding protein — protein sequence MVTRRFLLGGLSALALTLSAGAGIAFAQSGTEPVSGGSFTWGVETEPSTLNPHLNGQAKAKLILRNSYESLLARTPEGGYVPWLAKSYEVSEDGKTYTFKLRDGVKFSDGEKFDAAAVALNFNKLKEPTYSGSISAGHVARVSSVEAVDPLTVVIKVDRVYAPFLDGAAGIELISPKAFESAQLKAGGKEIAGTGPFIIDRYVKGQEIRFVKNPDYNWAPENAAHQGPAYLDDVTYRFLPESSVRIGALTSGQIDAAEGIPGNDAQLFKDNPEFSYQTSINTGTPYTLYLNITRAPTSDINVRKAVLAAIDVERIIQSVYRGERERAWGILTPADTDFYDKSIEGTYGFNPDLANKLLDDAGWTERDADGFRTKDGKRLTIEVVQSQSTVRDQRDILLQAVQAQARQNAGIDIALQYVDAGTYSNRQKDGEYGIIPNSTTTQENGVTIYFHYLPRNKGGSINYSRTEDPKVSEWLDQGASTLDAQKRFETYAELQRFALLDQAYGLPLYVPADQIVAASRVKGIGFRPFKRLPENAYDIWLQD from the coding sequence GTGGTAACAAGAAGATTTTTACTGGGTGGGCTCAGTGCCCTTGCGCTCACTCTTTCCGCCGGAGCTGGTATTGCTTTCGCACAGTCGGGGACTGAACCGGTCAGTGGTGGCTCTTTCACATGGGGTGTGGAGACAGAGCCAAGCACGCTCAACCCACATTTGAATGGTCAGGCCAAGGCCAAGCTTATTTTACGCAACAGCTATGAATCCCTTTTGGCCCGCACACCGGAGGGTGGTTATGTACCATGGCTCGCCAAGAGCTACGAAGTCTCTGAAGACGGCAAGACCTATACATTTAAACTGCGCGACGGTGTGAAGTTTTCGGATGGGGAGAAATTCGACGCGGCGGCTGTTGCTCTCAACTTCAACAAACTTAAAGAACCGACCTATTCGGGTAGCATCAGTGCAGGCCATGTTGCACGCGTCAGCTCAGTAGAGGCGGTTGATCCCCTAACCGTCGTTATCAAAGTTGACCGTGTTTACGCCCCTTTTCTGGATGGCGCGGCGGGTATTGAACTGATCTCACCCAAAGCATTCGAGTCTGCTCAGCTGAAGGCCGGCGGAAAAGAAATCGCCGGAACCGGCCCTTTTATCATCGACCGATATGTCAAGGGTCAGGAAATCCGCTTCGTCAAGAACCCCGACTATAATTGGGCACCCGAAAATGCCGCCCATCAGGGTCCGGCCTATCTTGATGATGTGACCTATCGTTTCCTGCCTGAATCCTCAGTGCGTATCGGCGCGCTCACCTCCGGGCAGATCGATGCAGCCGAAGGCATTCCGGGCAATGATGCCCAGCTTTTCAAGGATAATCCGGAGTTTAGCTATCAAACTTCAATCAACACCGGAACACCTTACACGCTCTATCTCAACATCACCCGCGCGCCCACTTCTGACATCAATGTGCGCAAGGCAGTTCTGGCTGCAATTGATGTTGAGCGCATCATTCAGTCGGTTTATCGGGGTGAACGCGAACGTGCCTGGGGCATTCTCACCCCTGCCGATACCGACTTTTACGACAAGTCGATTGAAGGCACTTACGGTTTCAACCCGGACCTTGCCAACAAGCTTCTCGATGATGCGGGCTGGACAGAACGCGATGCAGACGGGTTCCGCACCAAAGACGGTAAGCGTCTGACGATTGAGGTTGTTCAGTCACAATCCACCGTGCGCGACCAGCGAGATATACTGTTGCAGGCGGTACAGGCACAGGCCCGACAGAATGCGGGCATTGATATTGCGCTGCAATATGTCGATGCGGGCACCTATTCCAACCGCCAGAAAGACGGCGAATACGGGATAATTCCAAACTCGACCACGACGCAGGAAAACGGCGTTACGATCTACTTCCATTATCTGCCACGCAATAAGGGTGGCTCGATCAACTACAGTCGAACTGAAGACCCGAAGGTTTCCGAGTGGCTGGATCAGGGCGCTTCCACGCTCGACGCTCAAAAGCGCTTCGAGACTTACGCAGAACTGCAACGCTTCGCACTGCTCGATCAGGCTTATGGCCTGCCGCTCTATGTGCCAGCCGATCAGATTGTTGCAGCATCGCGCGTAAAAGGCATCGGTTTCCGTCCTTTCAAGCGGCTTCCCGAAAATGCTTACGACATCTGGCTTCAGGATTAA
- a CDS encoding LLM class flavin-dependent oxidoreductase produces the protein MPYALSFLDKSPIQGGEDARAALSRTVALAQRAEQAGFRRFWVAEHHNSPALASSSPEVLIGFLLAHTKRIRIGSGGVMLQHYSAYKVAENFNLLSSLAPGRVDLGVGKAPGGLPLSTRALQGAYDPAKKPSFETQLTELDRYLSHDNAGSDEESHLEAYPVPPQKPETFLLGASIESAELAARLDWEFVYAGHIQGDAEAIKAALVAYRAIAHRPAILAVSIIVADSDQEAERLIGDIRRFRVSVEGLQPVNVGSEEQAVEYAKQAGATHYTIEERTPHVIRGTPQHVHAELAQLHRDFGVTEFIVDCPVADGAHRLRTIELLANARPAIAA, from the coding sequence ATGCCTTACGCGCTTAGCTTTCTTGATAAGAGCCCAATTCAAGGCGGAGAAGATGCCAGAGCAGCTCTAAGCCGAACGGTTGCACTTGCGCAGAGGGCAGAACAGGCAGGCTTCAGACGCTTCTGGGTAGCCGAACACCATAATTCTCCCGCTCTGGCGAGTTCATCGCCTGAAGTGCTGATTGGATTTCTACTCGCTCATACGAAACGCATCAGGATTGGGTCGGGTGGTGTCATGCTCCAGCATTACAGCGCCTATAAGGTTGCCGAAAATTTCAATCTTCTGTCTTCGCTGGCACCGGGGCGAGTTGATCTGGGCGTGGGAAAAGCGCCGGGTGGTTTGCCGCTTTCAACGCGTGCTTTGCAGGGAGCTTATGATCCGGCGAAAAAGCCTTCCTTTGAGACGCAGTTGACTGAACTGGATCGCTATCTCAGTCATGATAACGCAGGATCTGATGAGGAGAGTCATCTCGAAGCTTATCCGGTTCCACCGCAAAAGCCGGAAACATTTCTTCTTGGTGCCAGTATTGAAAGTGCCGAACTTGCCGCCCGCCTCGACTGGGAATTTGTTTATGCCGGGCATATTCAGGGTGATGCCGAAGCAATAAAGGCTGCACTTGTGGCTTACCGGGCGATTGCGCATCGGCCTGCAATACTTGCAGTCAGCATTATCGTGGCAGACAGCGATCAAGAGGCCGAACGGCTGATTGGCGATATTCGGCGATTCCGCGTTTCGGTTGAAGGCTTGCAACCTGTCAATGTGGGCAGCGAAGAGCAGGCGGTCGAATATGCAAAACAGGCAGGCGCCACGCACTATACGATCGAAGAACGGACACCGCATGTCATTCGCGGAACGCCACAGCATGTCCATGCAGAGCTAGCGCAACTTCATCGGGACTTCGGCGTCACAGAATTTATTGTCGATTGTCCGGTTGCTGATGGCGCCCACCGTCTCAGAACCATTGAGCTTCTCGCCAATGCTCGCCCGGCCATCGCGGCATAA
- a CDS encoding GNAT family N-acetyltransferase, whose product MVDIISQSSLLDPAAQPLIDGLVYEYDSRYANLDRPGGARAEILRYPAEAFEPPLGGFLLLQRDGETIAGGAYMSHDDETVELKRIWTASHLRRQGLARRIVLALEESAGELGYTRAYLSTGFRQPEAAALYISLGYRPLFDTSADVQHYRSLPFEKHIGTKLGQPVSTPVYPPSSSFEEATQRVQERKAKQEAKILARLQSYREAAA is encoded by the coding sequence ATGGTAGATATTATTTCTCAATCGTCTCTTCTGGATCCTGCGGCGCAGCCTCTCATAGACGGGCTGGTTTATGAATATGACAGCCGTTATGCGAATCTGGATCGACCGGGTGGCGCGCGCGCCGAGATTCTGCGCTATCCTGCGGAAGCGTTTGAACCGCCACTCGGCGGTTTTCTGCTGCTTCAGCGCGATGGGGAAACCATCGCCGGAGGCGCTTACATGAGCCACGACGATGAAACTGTCGAACTCAAGCGTATCTGGACGGCGTCGCATTTGCGCCGGCAGGGGCTGGCGCGTCGTATCGTTTTGGCCCTCGAAGAAAGCGCTGGGGAGTTGGGTTACACACGTGCCTATCTCTCCACCGGCTTTCGCCAGCCTGAGGCAGCAGCGCTTTATATTTCGCTCGGCTATCGTCCACTTTTCGATACATCAGCGGATGTTCAGCACTATCGCTCATTGCCCTTTGAAAAGCACATCGGCACCAAACTGGGACAGCCAGTCTCCACACCGGTTTATCCCCCATCGTCCTCATTTGAAGAGGCAACCCAACGTGTGCAGGAACGCAAAGCGAAGCAGGAAGCAAAAATTCTCGCGCGGCTTCAAAGTTATCGCGAAGCAGCAGCCTAA
- a CDS encoding LLM class flavin-dependent oxidoreductase, with protein MPLSNIEHFAFLIPGSHHENDPARGLEDTLQLFEHGERLGYDSAWVRQRHLERGISSAATFLAAASQRTKNIGLGTAVIQLGYENPFRLAEDLATVDLLSKGRLNVGVSVGAPPFAHLIADFVDEAPIADYSHTRAEKLAQALRSEPLSDETEAGNAAGAQIPRLRPFARGLTDRLWYGGGSQNSARWAGQAGFNLLTGNIVSGENTDDFLTAQKALIERFQREWAHERAPRVALGRVILPTDSASPDARRRYTEFAAERDKRTGFAHGPRRTLFLPDIVGTTEQILETLAADPVLPLVSEFRLELPYEFHAEDYAQILTDFARLLPASETRKPELSVVRAG; from the coding sequence ATGCCACTTTCAAATATTGAACATTTTGCCTTCCTCATTCCCGGCAGTCATCACGAGAATGATCCCGCACGAGGTTTGGAGGATACGCTTCAGCTTTTCGAGCACGGAGAGCGGCTGGGATATGATAGTGCCTGGGTGCGGCAACGGCATCTGGAACGCGGTATTTCATCTGCCGCGACATTCCTTGCTGCCGCTTCGCAGCGGACGAAAAACATCGGCCTCGGTACTGCGGTCATTCAGCTTGGTTATGAAAACCCATTCCGATTGGCCGAAGACCTTGCAACTGTGGACCTGCTCTCAAAGGGCAGGCTGAATGTCGGTGTTTCTGTCGGTGCCCCACCGTTTGCACATCTGATCGCAGATTTTGTGGATGAAGCGCCGATCGCCGATTACAGTCATACGCGTGCAGAAAAACTGGCTCAAGCCTTGCGGTCAGAACCGCTTTCGGACGAAACGGAAGCAGGCAATGCCGCTGGCGCACAAATCCCGCGTTTAAGACCCTTTGCCAGGGGGCTGACCGACCGTCTGTGGTATGGCGGCGGATCGCAGAATTCTGCACGTTGGGCGGGACAGGCGGGATTTAACCTTCTGACGGGCAACATTGTCAGCGGTGAAAATACGGATGATTTCCTGACGGCCCAAAAAGCCTTGATTGAACGCTTTCAGAGGGAATGGGCGCATGAGCGCGCGCCGCGCGTCGCGCTCGGCCGGGTGATCCTGCCCACGGACAGCGCGAGTCCTGATGCGCGTCGTCGCTATACGGAATTTGCCGCAGAACGCGACAAGCGAACCGGTTTCGCGCATGGTCCGCGCCGCACATTGTTTCTGCCTGACATTGTGGGGACGACAGAGCAAATTCTGGAAACACTGGCCGCCGATCCTGTTTTACCGCTTGTCTCCGAATTCCGGCTGGAGTTGCCATACGAGTTTCATGCGGAGGATTATGCGCAAATTCTCACAGACTTTGCGCGGCTTCTTCCTGCTTCGGAAACAAGGAAGCCGGAGTTGAGCGTGGTTCGCGCCGGGTAG
- a CDS encoding LLM class flavin-dependent oxidoreductase: MTQSKALLLGVGISAATTPQTGKKQTRQFWTELIKPFDTAFAFLTLEDEFAHKEGDGLDAILLANWLAPRLTNIGIIAGASLNFLEPFHVSTAIATLDYVSEGRAGLLAQQLTDQRNLEARKALGSLNGYPSLDQQSLKTDTEDAIEVIRRLWDSWEDDAVIRDQQTQRFLDASKLHYINFESDNFRILGPSITPRPPQGQPVVAATLSNLDELNITRGADVIFVPADEQLISVANAAPFVVADLVVSDKPTVQDTIDAATEIQAWGASGIRLVLSDPQLQSDFVLKELLPALQAQKLVHIGEGTTLRSRFGLPDAINRYSTAA, encoded by the coding sequence ATGACGCAGTCTAAAGCTCTGCTTCTGGGCGTGGGTATCAGCGCCGCCACCACACCTCAAACAGGCAAAAAGCAAACGCGTCAGTTCTGGACGGAACTGATAAAACCGTTTGATACTGCGTTTGCATTTCTGACGCTGGAAGATGAGTTTGCACACAAGGAGGGCGATGGGCTGGATGCCATCTTGCTGGCAAACTGGCTGGCGCCACGCCTCACCAATATCGGCATTATCGCCGGCGCTTCGCTGAATTTTCTGGAACCGTTTCACGTTTCCACCGCCATTGCTACGCTTGATTATGTCAGCGAGGGGCGTGCCGGGCTTCTTGCGCAGCAGCTCACGGATCAACGCAATCTGGAAGCTCGCAAGGCGCTGGGATCGTTGAATGGGTATCCGTCGCTTGATCAACAGTCGCTGAAAACAGATACCGAAGACGCAATCGAAGTTATTCGCAGGCTTTGGGATAGCTGGGAAGACGATGCCGTCATCCGTGATCAGCAAACACAGCGTTTTCTCGACGCATCCAAGCTTCATTACATTAATTTCGAAAGCGATAATTTCCGCATACTTGGGCCTTCGATCACACCGCGTCCGCCACAGGGGCAGCCGGTTGTGGCCGCCACACTTTCAAACCTTGATGAACTGAATATCACCCGTGGTGCGGATGTAATTTTTGTTCCAGCAGATGAGCAGCTTATCAGTGTTGCGAATGCCGCACCGTTTGTCGTCGCCGATCTCGTGGTTTCTGACAAACCAACTGTTCAGGACACCATCGACGCTGCCACCGAAATCCAAGCGTGGGGCGCTTCGGGTATAAGGTTAGTGCTCTCCGACCCACAATTGCAAAGCGATTTCGTTCTCAAGGAACTGCTGCCCGCATTGCAGGCGCAAAAGCTTGTTCACATCGGTGAAGGCACTACGCTGCGGTCGCGGTTCGGCCTGCCGGATGCAATCAATCGTTACTCGACAGCCGCCTGA
- a CDS encoding LLM class flavin-dependent oxidoreductase: MTKLKQVILGAQFPGVNNFTVWSDPAAGSQIEFSSFRHFAQTVERGKFDFIFLAEGLRVREQKGKLHELDVAGRPNTLAILTALSAITENVGLIGTLTTTFNEPYALARQLATFDVLSGGRAGWNVVTSPGAFTGANFRRGDHLPFKERYERAREFLDAAQKIWAGGDFAFKGKHFDIMGHSDLAPLPQGAPVIAQAGDSQEGRELAASHADVIYSRHGTLEAGQEFYRDVKQRLVKYGRSPDSLKILPGANFVLGDTRQEAEEKLREIRLQQVSPKSAITFLEQVWNRDLSSYDPDGPLPELEPDIAHEQLALGRATRYDDRIDTARAWRELAERDKLNIRDLIIKVTARQQFVGTPQTIADEINAYVQADAADGFVFAPHLTPGGFDEFVEKVVPILQEKGVFRAEYSTGTLKSNLGLSD, encoded by the coding sequence ATGACAAAGCTTAAACAGGTTATTCTTGGGGCACAGTTTCCGGGCGTCAACAATTTCACCGTATGGAGCGATCCGGCAGCGGGCAGTCAGATCGAGTTTTCTTCGTTCAGACATTTTGCCCAAACGGTGGAGCGCGGCAAGTTTGATTTTATCTTCCTCGCGGAAGGCTTGCGTGTGCGTGAGCAAAAGGGAAAGCTTCACGAGCTTGATGTGGCCGGTCGTCCCAACACGCTGGCTATTCTCACCGCACTCTCTGCAATCACTGAAAATGTGGGGCTGATTGGAACACTGACAACCACATTCAACGAGCCTTATGCGCTTGCACGGCAGCTTGCGACATTCGATGTTCTTTCCGGCGGGCGGGCAGGGTGGAACGTGGTGACGTCGCCTGGCGCATTTACGGGCGCAAATTTCCGGCGAGGCGATCATCTGCCATTCAAAGAACGCTATGAGCGTGCGCGTGAATTTCTGGATGCTGCGCAAAAAATCTGGGCTGGTGGTGATTTTGCTTTCAAAGGCAAGCATTTCGACATTATGGGTCATTCAGATCTCGCGCCTTTGCCACAAGGTGCGCCGGTTATTGCACAGGCGGGCGACTCGCAGGAAGGGCGTGAGCTTGCCGCCAGCCATGCGGATGTCATCTACTCCCGCCATGGGACGCTGGAAGCAGGGCAGGAATTTTATCGCGATGTGAAGCAGCGTTTGGTCAAGTATGGACGAAGCCCGGATTCACTCAAAATCTTGCCGGGAGCAAATTTTGTTTTGGGCGATACCCGGCAAGAGGCAGAGGAAAAACTGCGCGAAATCCGTCTGCAGCAGGTCAGCCCGAAATCTGCCATTACGTTTCTGGAACAGGTATGGAACCGCGATCTCTCAAGCTATGACCCTGATGGACCTTTGCCTGAACTTGAGCCGGATATTGCGCATGAGCAATTGGCTCTGGGCCGTGCAACACGCTATGATGACCGCATTGATACGGCGCGCGCGTGGCGCGAGCTTGCTGAACGTGACAAGCTCAATATCCGTGACCTGATTATCAAGGTTACAGCACGGCAGCAGTTCGTCGGCACACCGCAGACGATAGCGGATGAAATCAACGCTTATGTGCAGGCGGATGCAGCCGATGGATTTGTGTTTGCTCCGCATCTTACACCGGGTGGATTTGATGAGTTTGTCGAAAAGGTTGTGCCAATTTTGCAGGAGAAAGGTGTGTTCCGTGCGGAATATTCGACAGGCACTTTGAAAAGCAATCTTGGTCTATCGGATTGA
- a CDS encoding flavin reductase family protein, whose protein sequence is MASTVTYLRETLPQIEEETVAPAELKAAMRQLAGGVSIVTAGFDEGRSGATVTSATALSVEPATIIVNINLSSSVWPVINRHNHFCVNILSAHQQAVADRFAGKGGIKGAARYEDAQWYALESGALALHGALASIDCAVEDVIERHTHAIIIGRALKIVTGEGEPLLYHGGAYKFLGV, encoded by the coding sequence ATGGCTTCAACCGTAACCTATCTGCGCGAAACTCTTCCTCAAATCGAAGAAGAAACAGTTGCTCCTGCCGAGCTTAAAGCGGCGATGCGTCAGCTTGCTGGCGGTGTGAGCATTGTAACCGCAGGTTTTGATGAAGGGCGCTCGGGTGCGACTGTGACCTCAGCAACGGCCTTGTCGGTAGAACCTGCGACAATTATTGTGAACATCAATCTCTCATCATCTGTTTGGCCGGTGATCAACCGTCATAACCATTTCTGCGTCAATATTTTGTCTGCTCATCAACAGGCTGTTGCTGATCGTTTCGCCGGTAAGGGTGGCATTAAGGGCGCTGCACGCTACGAAGATGCTCAATGGTACGCGCTCGAGAGTGGCGCTTTGGCGCTTCACGGTGCACTTGCGTCGATTGATTGTGCCGTTGAAGACGTTATTGAGCGCCATACCCATGCAATCATCATTGGCCGGGCACTTAAAATTGTCACAGGCGAGGGCGAGCCACTGCTTTATCATGGCGGTGCCTATAAGTTTTTAGGTGTATGA
- a CDS encoding ROK family protein, translating into MIRHTAERGSEQRSDPAATASALPQFGGAGASINRGSNQVGVRAYNERLVLDLVRRHGGMARADIARKTGLSAQTISVIIRELERDGLITQGERMRGRVGQPSMPMRLAADGVFSFGLKIGRRSAEIILMDFLGHIRQRRHVTYSWPVPDKIREFAFDSINQFTASLDEDKRERIAGLGIALPFELWNWVEEVGAPAADMNAWLDADLIHDFGSCLPFPVFLQNDGTAACGAELTFGRGPEFTDFVYFSIGSFIGGGVVLNNTLYPGRTGNAGALGSMPMRMRGSDDSHKTIQLIDTASLFVLERMLHEHDISSEELWLSPESWPDFGDLLDEWIALAARGLAHAAVAAASVIDFPAAIIDGWLPQNVRFRIVEATKLELKRIDLQGLSAPEILEGRVGIHGKTMGAASLPLSHRYLFDQSVLFKERS; encoded by the coding sequence ATGATCAGGCACACTGCAGAACGTGGTTCTGAGCAGCGCAGCGATCCCGCAGCGACCGCTTCAGCTTTGCCGCAATTTGGCGGAGCCGGTGCCAGTATTAATCGCGGATCCAATCAGGTCGGCGTTCGCGCTTACAATGAGCGCCTTGTGCTCGATCTGGTGCGCCGTCATGGAGGAATGGCGCGGGCCGATATTGCAAGAAAGACCGGGCTGTCCGCCCAAACAATTTCTGTGATCATTCGCGAACTGGAAAGAGATGGTCTGATTACACAGGGCGAACGCATGCGCGGGCGCGTCGGGCAACCATCAATGCCAATGCGGCTTGCCGCTGACGGTGTTTTTTCCTTTGGCCTTAAAATCGGACGGCGCAGCGCAGAAATCATTTTGATGGATTTTCTGGGCCACATTCGCCAGCGTCGCCACGTCACATATTCCTGGCCCGTTCCCGACAAAATTCGCGAATTTGCTTTCGACAGCATCAATCAATTTACCGCATCACTGGATGAAGACAAACGCGAACGTATTGCAGGTCTTGGCATTGCGCTGCCTTTTGAACTTTGGAACTGGGTCGAGGAAGTTGGAGCCCCCGCTGCCGATATGAATGCCTGGCTTGATGCCGACCTGATTCACGATTTTGGATCATGTTTGCCATTTCCGGTCTTTTTGCAAAATGACGGCACCGCCGCTTGCGGTGCGGAGCTGACCTTCGGGCGTGGGCCTGAGTTTACAGATTTCGTCTATTTCTCAATCGGATCATTCATCGGCGGTGGCGTGGTTCTGAACAACACGCTCTATCCTGGCCGTACGGGTAACGCTGGCGCTCTGGGATCAATGCCCATGCGTATGCGTGGGAGTGACGACTCGCACAAAACAATTCAGCTAATTGATACGGCGTCGCTCTTCGTCCTTGAACGCATGCTGCATGAACATGATATCTCATCGGAAGAGCTGTGGCTTTCACCGGAAAGCTGGCCGGATTTCGGCGATTTGTTAGACGAATGGATTGCGCTGGCCGCACGCGGACTGGCCCATGCAGCCGTTGCTGCCGCATCGGTGATTGATTTTCCTGCTGCGATTATTGACGGCTGGCTGCCGCAAAATGTTCGGTTCAGAATCGTCGAAGCAACGAAACTGGAGCTTAAACGCATCGACCTGCAAGGGCTTTCGGCGCCCGAAATTCTCGAAGGCAGAGTCGGCATTCATGGAAAGACGATGGGCGCGGCAAGTTTGCCGCTTTCTCACCGTTATCTTTTCGATCAGAGCGTGCTTTTTAAAGAGAGATCGTAG